The proteins below come from a single Limosilactobacillus reuteri genomic window:
- a CDS encoding DUF6096 family protein: MTTTVKKATKTMQLGDLELDLKLGGREVFKIERRLGKSMLSLFMDSQGGNKLPPVNEILIVLQGANQNHGVTDKRVLNAFEKYLDDGNTTMDLFNALMELFEASGFFGKKKKSSKTNSESDEVTLDPVEAGQDQLL, encoded by the coding sequence ATGACAACTACTGTTAAGAAAGCAACAAAGACAATGCAATTAGGTGATTTGGAACTTGACTTAAAGCTCGGCGGTCGTGAGGTATTTAAGATTGAACGCCGACTCGGTAAGTCTATGTTGTCCTTGTTTATGGACTCTCAAGGTGGAAACAAGCTACCTCCAGTTAATGAAATTCTGATTGTCTTACAAGGCGCTAATCAAAATCATGGCGTAACTGATAAACGTGTATTGAATGCCTTTGAAAAGTACTTAGATGATGGTAATACCACGATGGATCTCTTCAATGCATTGATGGAACTATTTGAAGCGTCTGGTTTTTTCGGCAAAAAGAAGAAATCATCGAAGACCAATTCGGAATCGGACGAAGTGACATTAGATCCAGTGGAAGCGGGACAAGATCAGTTGCTGTAG
- a CDS encoding phage tail tube protein encodes MKNVKFYGDLLKLDLQRFAVDSTDGLVGTGTKLERSEDGSTWEEIADIKTIPELGGDTEKVDVTTLADDRRKQVEGIQNASNVQFQAVYKGASFAKALKQAGDRKQYQWKVTYPDGMTATMRGSYNIKFAAVAVNGALGYTITITVSDGPHFTAAPGSETPKG; translated from the coding sequence ATGAAGAACGTAAAATTTTATGGCGACTTATTGAAGCTAGACTTACAACGATTTGCGGTTGATAGTACTGATGGTTTAGTTGGTACTGGGACCAAGCTTGAGCGGTCAGAAGATGGATCAACGTGGGAAGAAATTGCAGATATCAAGACGATTCCCGAATTAGGTGGTGACACTGAAAAGGTGGATGTCACTACTTTGGCTGATGACCGACGGAAGCAAGTTGAAGGAATCCAAAACGCCTCTAACGTTCAGTTCCAAGCCGTATATAAGGGTGCTAGTTTTGCTAAGGCCCTAAAACAAGCCGGTGACCGGAAACAATACCAATGGAAAGTTACTTACCCAGATGGAATGACTGCAACGATGCGTGGCTCATATAACATTAAGTTTGCAGCGGTTGCAGTTAACGGGGCCTTAGGTTACACCATCACAATTACTGTATCTGATGGGCCACACTTCACTGCTGCACCAGGTAGTGAAACGCCAAAGGGCTAG